The following coding sequences are from one Rathayibacter sp. VKM Ac-2760 window:
- the prfB gene encoding peptide chain release factor 2: MLDNDFTEQITALRSTFSDILAVIDVDGLRAKIEELNEQAGVPDLWDDTENAQKVTSALSHRQSELARITAIERRLDDLEVLVEMANEADDAESEQEAIAELEALQKTMGDLEVQTLLDGEYDDRPAVITIRAGAGGVDASDFAEMLMRMYLRWAEKHKYPATVMDASYAEEAGIKSATFQIDAPYAFGTLSVEAGTHRLVRMSPFGAAGKRQTSFAAVEVIPLMEEAGAIEIPDNDIRVDVFRSSGPGGQSVNTTDSAVRLTHLPTGTVVSMQNEKSQIQNRAAAMRVLQSRLLLLQKEQEAATKKELAGNITASWGDQMRSYVLAPYQMVKDLRTDHEVGNPSHVFDGDLDGFIAAGIRWRKSA; this comes from the coding sequence AGATCGAGGAGCTGAACGAGCAGGCGGGCGTCCCCGACCTCTGGGACGACACCGAGAACGCGCAGAAGGTGACGAGCGCGCTCAGCCACCGCCAGTCGGAGCTCGCGCGGATCACCGCGATCGAGCGCCGCCTCGACGACCTCGAGGTCCTGGTCGAGATGGCCAACGAGGCCGACGACGCCGAGTCCGAGCAGGAGGCGATCGCCGAGCTCGAGGCGCTGCAGAAGACGATGGGCGACCTCGAGGTGCAGACCCTGCTCGACGGCGAGTACGACGACCGCCCCGCGGTCATCACCATCCGCGCGGGAGCCGGTGGCGTCGACGCGTCCGACTTCGCCGAGATGCTGATGCGGATGTACCTCCGCTGGGCGGAGAAGCACAAGTACCCCGCGACCGTGATGGACGCCAGCTATGCGGAGGAGGCCGGCATCAAGTCGGCCACCTTCCAGATCGACGCCCCCTACGCCTTCGGCACGCTCTCGGTCGAGGCCGGCACCCACCGCCTCGTCCGGATGAGCCCGTTCGGCGCCGCGGGCAAGCGACAGACCTCCTTCGCCGCGGTCGAGGTCATCCCGCTGATGGAGGAGGCCGGGGCGATCGAGATCCCGGACAACGACATCCGCGTCGACGTGTTCCGCTCCTCCGGCCCCGGCGGCCAGTCGGTCAACACGACGGACTCCGCGGTCCGCCTGACCCACCTCCCCACCGGCACCGTCGTCTCGATGCAGAACGAGAAGAGCCAGATCCAGAACCGCGCCGCCGCTATGCGCGTGCTGCAGTCGCGCCTGCTGCTGCTGCAGAAGGAGCAGGAGGCCGCGACCAAGAAGGAGCTGGCGGGGAACATCACCGCGAGCTGGGGCGACCAGATGCGCAGCTACGTCCTCGCGCCGTACCAGATGGTCAAGGACCTCCGCACCGACCACGAGGTCGGCAACCCCTCGCACGTCTTCGACGGCGACCTCGACGGCTTCATCGCCGCCGGCATCCGCTGGCGCAAGTCCGCCTGA